cgggcagatcacgaggtcaggagatcgagaccatcctggctaacacagtgaaaccccgtctctactaaaaatacaaaaaattagccgggggtggtggcggactcctgtggtcccacctactcgggaggctgagccaggagaatggtgtgaacccaggaggtggagcttgcagtgagtggagatcacgccactgcactccagcctgggcgacagagcaagactctgcctcaaaaaaaaaaaaaaatttaacctcCAAATTTGGGCTTTCCTGAAAGATAAGATGATTAACCCAGAATTCTGCAGGCTGGGAATGACTCTGTTAAGGACCTCAGCTTGGAGGATGAATTTTGGAATAATATAGAGTGGGAGGCTGAGCATAGGACATAAAGGAAGTTCTTGTCACACAGGAAGGAAAAGCACAGACACAGGCGGGTGAGACTTCATGAGAAGGTCAGGGTGAGAGCTCTGCTGTGTCTTTTGGGGTTGAAACCTGTGCATGACAGTTGGTGACTCAGTTAAGGAAACTCACTCCCAGGGACTCTACTCGGAAGGAGTCTGAGAACCTCAGGGCCAATTCCTGCTTCTTTGAGCTGTGCCCTGGGGAGCTGAGAGGTTTCAAATAAGCTCTGGCTATCTGGACCAAGACCAACATTGTGTGGAAATATGCAATAGCTGACGTGGAGGGGTCTCCCAGGAAGCCAAGGagtatggggaaactgaggcacagaagaggTTTGGGTTTGTGTGAAAGCTTGAAGAGTTCTAGCGCCTCACAGCCAGAGAGGCCATGGCCACACCTATGTACGTCAGCACAGGACGCCTGAACAGTCCCCAAGGGAAAGGGGGTTCAGACCACACTTGGGATTGCCCAGGTCAAAGTGCCCAGGAACCATGGCCTCCAGGGGAAACCAAGAGTTTCAGATGAACCCAGTGCTTGAGGGCAGAACCAATGAGAAAATCTAGTCACATTTCTACAGCACATCACCGTTAAAAATAGCATTCTCTGTTATGTTAGGCAAGGAGGGATGATTATTTATTAACTTCTACAGATTAGacaatggggtgggggtgggctcAAGGTGAGATGATTTTTTGGGTCCAGGTCAGCTCAGGACAGGCATCCCAGTCTTCGGTCTCCAAATCCACCTCCTGTCTGTCTCCCCACGCTGCTCCTCAGGCCTGTGGATCCATTGACGGTGATTTCTGTGGTTCAGCTCCCACATCAGGCAGGAAGGGCAGCTACTGGGGCTGAGATCCCACATTGCCTCCAGCTCTTGCTTCCTACCTGGCCTCCCCAGGCACCACcaggggctgggccaggctgCTGTGCTGCACATAGCAGGAGTAGGGGGCTGTGTCCTGCGGGGGCACAGCCACCACCACCCAGGACTGGTAAGTGCCATTTTCATTGTGAAGAACCTCTCCCCGTAGCTCAGGCTCCTGCACCTTGCCATCCCGAGTCCAGTGCACATCAATTTTCCCTGGGTAGAAGTCGTAGGCCAGGCACTTGAGTTTCTTCTTTTCCCCTGGGGCCTGGTGGCTGGTGACCACCACAGAAGGAGGATCTGTGGAGGGAGAGAGCGTGACACCGCAGGCTTGAGGTCGACTTCTCCTGGCCCAGGtctcttcccacccccacccttggCTGTCAGCGATCAGCGGAGCTCTAAGCTCTGttcctgcccaccccacccccggccccagGACACGTTCCAGAATATCAGGGAAGGCTGACGCTTTCCCTCTTGCCCAGTCCCCCCCCACCCATGTATTGACTCTGACGGCAATAAGTTGTGAATGCTCCGTGCACTTCTCCACGTTTTCCCACTTCTCAGTGGGCTTTGGAGTTCTCCTCTCCCCCAGTCTCAGTCCAACTGCACGGTTCAGCCCATGCCTCTATCCAGCAACCGCTTCCCTGCAGCACTGCACAATCCTGAGTCTCACTACGTCTCCAATCCAAGTCTCAGCTTGCAGCCATCAGTCCCGCTCACACTGGCTCGCTCTTGTCCTTCCGGGGCTGACATTTTACACACCTCCCTTCTCTCCACCACCCATTTGGGAGGCATCATTGTAGAGAGAAACAACGATGGGATTTGGAATCTGAAATCTGGAatttgagtcccagctctgcaTCTTACAGTGTTAACCTCACCTCTCTGATCTCAAGCTCCTTGTCTGTCAATTGGAGATGATTTGAGGACACCCATCAAGAAAGAATAGCCTTCCTGGCCCATTCTGAGTGAAATTTTGAGATGTTCTTTTTGGACCACAAATTACATCATCCCAGAGAAGGAATGAATCCTAAAAGATGAAAGCTGGGGGCCTGAGGGACATCCAGGAACAAATGAGACCGGACTAAGATGTTGCCTGAGCTCCTAGCCTGAGATCATCTTTTATTCTGGGCTCAGTACTGGGGAGCAGGAAGCAGTGAGTACCTTGCCGGTCCAGGATATTTTTGCTGTATTTCAGGTATTTCCGCAGAGTCTCAGGGCACTCCTCCTCCAGGTATGCCTTGGCCCGCTGCACGTAGACTGGTTCTGCCTCCCACTTCTGCTTGGTGTTCTGGGCTGCTGGGTCCAAGGCGACCCAGGCTGGGATTTCTTTGTTGAATTCGATGTAGTCCTTTCCATCGTAGTAATACTTCCAGAATGATCCACTGCTTCTGTTATTCTCAATCTCACAACCGAACCTTCCATGCAAGTTGTGAGACCCTGAAAACTCCCCCGACCCCACAGAGAGACAGTCAGCCTGGTGCGAAATTTATCGAAATAACTCTTAGTCCTGCACACTGGGCAtcccaaaagaaataaaggttttTGCAATTCAAGCATGCAATCCCTTTATCAAGACAAATAGGTTATTATTCCAATATATACAGCAGACAGAGAGGGGCTAACTCAGTTTGGTTTGGCATTTCAggtttgtctcagatgagatatGTTCCTGCTTAAGAGAACtacaggctgggtgctgtggctcatgcctgtaatcccagcactttgagaagctgaagcgagtggatcgcttgagcccaggagttcaagaccagccggagtgacatggcaaaattccaccactaaaaaaattttaaaattagcgcAGCATGGTGGTGcaatgcctgtagccccagctactcaggaggctgaggtgggaggatcacgtcaacctgggaagtcaaggctgcaatgagtcaaaaatcacactactgcatttcagcctgggtgacagagtgagaccctatctcaaaaaaaaaaaaaaaaaaaccactgggctcagtggctcacacttgtaatcccagcactttgagaggccgaagaggacagatcaccttaggtcatgagttcgagaccagccccatcaacatggtgaaaccccatctctactaaaaatataaaattaggctgggtgcagtggctcacacctgtaatcccagcacttcgagaggctgaggccagaggatcacctgaggtcaggagtttgagaccagcctggccaacatggtaagacctcgcctctactaaaaatacaaaaatgtgctgggtgtgctggcacacacctgtaatcccagctactcaggaggctgaggcaggagaatcacttgaacctgtgggACAGAAGTTGTAatgagttgagatggtgccattgtacatcagcctgaatgacagaacaagactctgtctcaaaaaaaaaaaaaaagacaaaattaaccaggcgtagtgacacatgcctgtagtgacacatgcctgtagcctgtagtcccagttactcaggaggctgaggcaggagaatcgcttgaacccaggaggcaaaggttgcagtgagccaagatcgcgtcattgcacttcaacctgggcaacaagagcaaaactccgtctcaaaaaaaaaaaaaaaaaagagctacagAATATAGATAGATTTCTATCTCTTCTACAGCATCTCTTCTAAGGagaattatttgttttaatttatgctGAGTCCTGAGGAAGCTGTCACAACCACACCAAAGTGTACTTCCAAATTGGCTAGAAATTATTTGTGATTTCATATGAGAAAGGAAGACTCTCCTTTTCTCTCAGTTCTAGGAAGAGTTCATATCATCACCTAAGTAACCCTAATCTGAtcacttctttcttcctttctggtgtttgatatctttttttttttttttttttttttttgagacggagtctcgctctgtcacccaggctggagtgcagtggccggatctcagctcactgcaagctccgcctcccaggttcacaccattctcctgcctcagcctcccgagtagctgggactacaggcacccgccacctggcttggctagttttttgtattttttagtggagacggtgtTTGATATCTGTATTCCAAATCTCTAAAGTCCCAACCTTCTTGCCCATTAGCCACAACTCTCAGAAATGTATCTCCTTAGGGTGGGGGACACAGCCTCttcattctgattttaaaagcagGTGTTTACCCAGACTGGTTAGTGCTGTTGGCACAGACACTGACAGCTCTCAAGCTGTCTGGGCTCACGACCCAGGTCTCTCCCCGCCCCCACCTGGTGTGCTGCCTGAACCAGAGCCAgtcacctccctgggcctctaTTTCCTCACCTCTGAAACGGCAATGGCAAGAGCACTGTTTCAGGGGACTATTCTGACCATTATATATGCTCATAGATgggcctggcacaaagtaagtgctcagtaaatgtcagttactcctatttcctttttttgttttttgtttttagatgacaTTTCGTTCTTGTcatcccggctggagtgcaatggtaggatttcagctcactgtaacctctgcctcccgggttcaagcaattctcctgcctcagcctcctgagtagctgggaccacagatgtgcgccaccatgccgggctatttttgtattattagtagagatggggtatcaccatgttggccagggtggtctcgaactcctgacctcaggtgatctacctgtctcagcctcccaaagtgctgggattacaggtgtgaggcactgagCCCTGcctaatattattttctaataccTTGTATTCATCTCTTCATCCTCCTTCCTCGTAATTATCCACTTTGCCATTTCTATTCCTGTCCATCAAAGCTTCTCCCAGTGTCTTTTCTGGTCACCTGTGCCCCCTCCTCTCCTATTGCTGACACACAGCCCGGGCCATTTTCCTTACCAAGACCTCCCACCCCACATCCTTCAAACGTCTGCCTATCTCTTTCTTGCCTCCTTTTGGAAACCTTCAGATCCCATGTAGCACCTTGGGCATTTTTGTACTTAGAAGCCCACCTTTTGACACCCACTCTATGATAATTTAACACCAGCAGTTCACCAGGCCAGAGGTTGGCTGCCTTGGGGCTGGCAGTGTGGTTTAGCAGAAAGAGTGCTGGGCCGGGGGCACAGGGACCATCTCTGCGCGGGCTCTGCCACCAGCTCCTCCAACCACAGTGCAGGTGGCCCTTCCTGGGTCTGCATCTTACGGTGAGGAGAAACTTTAGGGCTGCAGGAAACTAACAGCCCGTGGTTTTGAATCCAGCACTTCCTGAGCCCTCAGCATAGGCTACAGTCTGTGCCGGGtgcttttctctgttctttccacAAATTTCAATTGAGCCAATATTGGCTGCACCCTGTCCTAGGCAATGCAGCTGCAAGGGAGATTAGGACAGACTGTGACATCCTTCACAGAATAGACATAGTTAAATATTACAAACTTGTTTGGAGGTAGGTCTCAGTGCTCCAATGTTTGCAGATTTCGACCAGATATTTTGGGAACGTTTCATTGTCAACAGCTGGGACTGGCAGAGCCACCAGGTGAGCCCAGGTCTGAGTGACTTTGAGAGTGGCTCACTCTCCAGGCAACCTCCCTGGACAGGGGTGAGTCTGATGCCTTCTCACGGGGGGATCAGCCTCTGATGCATAAGTTGTGGAGGTGAGAGGTCAGAGGTGCCTGGATAGGAAGTGACTCTGCCATCACTTCCTGTGTGAGCTGAGGCCTGGGATGAGGATGGGGCAATCAATGGGAAAGTGGGGAGCACCTGTGCTGTGGTGTGGGCGGGATGTGGACATGTCTGCATTTCTGCTGTGTCTTCTGTTCCTTCTCTGGGATTGGGACTATTTCCATCCTGCTAACCCCTTGCCACTCACACTTGGGGGGCTGCCTCTTGGGTTAGACCTTCCTCCCCCGTGGTTTGTTGTTTACTGACCATTACTGTCGTTGTAATACTCCACGATGTCATTCAGGGTCTCCATAAAGATGTCCTCCCTGGCCTTCTGAAGTTGGCTGTCCTGCTTCCAATCTTCCATTCCTTCCACCTGTCTCCAGAGTCCCACAGGCTGAGATTTCCTGTCTTTACTGTTGTATCTAAAGAACTGGAGGTCATTGAGTGAGCCAAGGGCCTGAAACTGGGGGATGTCTTCAACAAGCTTGGACAGCCCAGTGTAGATATAGGTCAGAGAGTAACGACCTGCAAAAGAAAAGACAGTTGAGGTTCATGCAAGGGTCCCACTGTGGGGCTGCACAGGGCTAGGAGGGGAGGCCTGCCCACTGGCCTCTTCCTCCATAGCTCTTTCTCCTGTCATTAACCTTACACCACTGGAGGCTCTCTCAAATGAATATGCTCTCCTTTCATGCTAAGGATGATATTTCAGAGACCATCCTGTGTCTTCACTACATTGTTTCCCCTGCTTGGCACATAAGAAGATAACATTACTCAGCCTCCTCGAAGATACATTGGG
This Macaca mulatta isolate MMU2019108-1 chromosome 3, T2T-MMU8v2.0, whole genome shotgun sequence DNA region includes the following protein-coding sequences:
- the AZGP1 gene encoding zinc-alpha-2-glycoprotein isoform X1 — its product is MVRMVPVLLSLLLFLGPAVPQETQDGRYSLTYIYTGLSKLVEDIPQFQALGSLNDLQFFRYNSKDRKSQPVGLWRQVEGMEDWKQDSQLQKAREDIFMETLNDIVEYYNDSNGSHNLHGRFGCEIENNRSSGSFWKYYYDGKDYIEFNKEIPAWVALDPAAQNTKQKWEAEPVYVQRAKAYLEEECPETLRKYLKYSKNILDRQDPPSVVVTSHQAPGEKKKLKCLAYDFYPGKIDVHWTRDGKVQEPELRGEVLHNENGTYQSWVVVAVPPQDTAPYSCYVQHSSLAQPLVVPGEAR
- the AZGP1 gene encoding zinc-alpha-2-glycoprotein precursor (The RefSeq protein has 2 substitutions compared to this genomic sequence), with the protein product MIRMVPVLLSLLLFLGPAVPQETQDGRYSLTYIYTGLSKLVEDIPQFQALGSLNDLQFFRYNSKDRKSQPVGLWRQVEGMEDWKQDSQLQKAREDIFMETLNDIVEYYNDSNGSHNLHGRFGCEIENNRSSGSFWKYYYDGKDYIEFNKEIPAWVALDPAAQNTKQKWEAEPVYVQRAKAYLEEECPETLRKYLKYSKNILDRQDPPSVVVTSHQAPGEKKKLKCLAYDFYPGKIDVHWTRDGKVQEPELRGEVLHNENGTYQSWVVVAVPPQDTAPSSCYVQHSSLAQPLVVPGEAR